One genomic region from Populus nigra chromosome 8, ddPopNigr1.1, whole genome shotgun sequence encodes:
- the LOC133700478 gene encoding uncharacterized protein LOC133700478 isoform X2, with translation MMRRQNQDQQSRVLDELSALVFNLLRSPSTPISFSDQFPVPSTSVRRRLPGITPGGFASLLLGISLALMLCGSVTFFIGFLLMPWVLGLVMVFYVAGIVSTVSMLGRSILCYATTPSPRKESPAWKLL, from the exons ATGATGCGAAGACAGAATCAAGATCAACAATCTCGTGTACTCGACGAGCTATCAGCGTTAGTATTCAATCTCCTCCGTTCACCATCGACGCCGATCTCGTTTTCTGATCAGTTTCCGGTGCCCTCCAcgtcggtgaggaggaggttgCCGGGAATAACGCCAGGGGGGTTCGCGTCGTTGTTATTAGGGATATCGTTGGCTTTGATGTTATGTGGATCGGTTAccttttttattgggtttttgtTGATGCCTTGGGTTCTTGGATTGGTTATGGTGTTTTATGTTGCTGGGATTGTTTCTACTGTCTCCATGCTGGGCCGCTCTATTCTTTGTTACGCCACGACTCCTTCTCCTCGAAAGGAGAGTCCTG CATGGAAACTTTTGTGA
- the LOC133700478 gene encoding uncharacterized protein LOC133700478 isoform X1 produces the protein MMRRQNQDQQSRVLDELSALVFNLLRSPSTPISFSDQFPVPSTSVRRRLPGITPGGFASLLLGISLALMLCGSVTFFIGFLLMPWVLGLVMVFYVAGIVSTVSMLGRSILCYATTPSPRKESPGVIFWDFGNHVG, from the exons ATGATGCGAAGACAGAATCAAGATCAACAATCTCGTGTACTCGACGAGCTATCAGCGTTAGTATTCAATCTCCTCCGTTCACCATCGACGCCGATCTCGTTTTCTGATCAGTTTCCGGTGCCCTCCAcgtcggtgaggaggaggttgCCGGGAATAACGCCAGGGGGGTTCGCGTCGTTGTTATTAGGGATATCGTTGGCTTTGATGTTATGTGGATCGGTTAccttttttattgggtttttgtTGATGCCTTGGGTTCTTGGATTGGTTATGGTGTTTTATGTTGCTGGGATTGTTTCTACTGTCTCCATGCTGGGCCGCTCTATTCTTTGTTACGCCACGACTCCTTCTCCTCGAAAGGAGAGTCCTG GAGTTATATTTTGGGATTTTGGAAACCATGTTGGATAG
- the LOC133701988 gene encoding uncharacterized protein LOC133701988, with amino-acid sequence MSDWGPVFMAVVLFILLTPGLLFQVPGRHRSIEFGNFQTSGASIMVHTLLYFALICVFLLAVKVHLYLGYQSCSSPYFYKTSTPGKKQKKEAMSDWGPVVIAVVLFVLLSPGLLFQLPGRSRVVEFGNMQTSALSILVHTIIFFGLITIFLIAIGVHIYTG; translated from the exons ATGTCAGACTGGGGTCCGGTGTTTATGGCCGTGGTGCTGTTCATTCTGTTAACTCCAGGGCTGTTGTTTCAGGTACCAGGGCGCCATCGAAGCATTGAGTTTGGCAATTTCCAGACAAGCGGTGCATCAATTATGGTTCATACTCTTCTGTACTTTGCTCTCATTTGCGTTTTCCTGCTGGCTGTTAAGGTTCACTTGTACCTCG GATATCAGAGCTGCAGTTCGCCGTATTTCTATAAAACATCAACACccggaaaaaaacaaaagaaggagGCGATGTCAGACTGGGGGCCAGTGGTGATAGCAGTGGTGCTGTTTGTGCTTTTAAGTCCAGGATTGCTATTCCAGTTGCCAGGGAGGAGCAGAGTTGTTGAGTTTGGGAATATGCAGACAAGTGCGTTGTCGATATTGGTCCATACCATCATCTTCTTCGGCCTCATAACCATCTTTCTCATTGCTATTGGTGTTCACATTTACACAGGATAG